The genomic DNA TTTTATGTCATTTCAGAATCCAGTAAGTTACCCTAATACCTAAACTTTGTAATAATTGAATGGTTTCAGGTACTGTGCTCGAACTACTTTTGATGACAGTGGCTTCCCGATGTATATGCGACGCATGACAAACATTACTGTTGAAATAAGGAAGGCTTAGCTGGACAACCAGTGGGTAGTACATACAAACAGGATCTTTTAGTCAAGTATCAATGCCATATGAATGTGGAAATATGTTGTCATGCACGCAATCTTAAGTATTTATTTAAATACTGTTTGGAAGGCCATGATCATGCTACGGTTCATGTCCAGAGAAAGAGAAAAAGGCAAGCGAATGACACTGATGAGGGGGGAATAGATGAGATAAATGCATATTTTGATGGCAGATTTTTATGTGATGCTGAATCAGCCTATAGGATTTTTGGATTCCCTATCCATGACTTCAATTTCACTTACCAGGTGACAAAAACTGCACCTTCTGTGCCAATGAAGCGCTAGGGAAAGTTGCTGCCAGGGAGAAGAACCAGTTCAGTAAACTGGAAGCCTTTTTTATTTAAACTCTGTTGATGTTAATGCACGAAAGTACACTTATGATGAAATTCCACGGTTTTATGTGTGGAATGATGGTGGGAGGAAATGGACCATAAGGAAGCGTGGGTTTCAAATAGGTAGATTGTGTTATGTGCATCACAGTACGGGTGAGCCTTGGTTTCTTCATTTATTGCTTACGGAGGTACGTGGTGCCACCTCCTTTGAGTCTTTACGGATCGTTAATGGAGTATGTTACAGTACATTTCGTGATGCCTGTAAAGAGTATGGTTTACTTGACGATGATAAAGAATGGCATGAAGTGTTGACTCAAGCTTCTGCAGGTGGATTACCTTCCCAGGTTCGACAACTTTTTGTCCATATTATTGTCAATTGTAAAGTCACTGATTTGAAGACTTTATGGAGTACACATTGGAAGAGCATTgttgatgacattttactcaGACGACGTCAAAGTTGTCCAAATACCTTATTCACTCTTAATGACATGCAACTGTAGTTCTATGCTTTAGGAGGTATGACACCTTTTTACATTACAGTGTAggacaaattttaaaatttttgtggGCTGGAAATGCAGTCCATTAATTGTTCGTCATTTTTTTTATAATTGGGTGAATGTTGTTAAATAGTTTTAGATATCAAATATTGCAGAAATAGATGAGTTGCTTCGGTCAGTTGGTAAATCCTTGAAGAAATTTGATCAGTTGCCTCAACCTCCTCGCAGCTATTTGAACAATGGAACAAATAATTTGATAATTGAAGAGACAAGCTATGACACCAGGAAGATGGAGTATGAAACTGCCAAGCTACCACAGGACTGTACAGAGGAGCAGAGGAAAATATATGATGCAGTAATACAATCTATTGACACTAATGTTGGAGGGATTTTCTTCGTTTATGGTAGTGATGGTTGTAGAAAGACATTCTTATGGAGAACTCTTATATGTAAGTTACGTTCACAAGGTAAAATTGTGCTTCCAGTTGCTTCTTCAGGGATTGCTGCCACATTAATGCCCGGTGGTCGGACTGTGCACTCCAGATTTAAAATTCCAATAGTTCTTGATGAATATTCAACATGTAATATTTCCCATGATTCAGATGTTACGCAACTCATAAAACAGACACAACTAATAATATAGGACGAGGCGCCTATGCAGCACAGGTACGCATTTGAATGCCTAGACCGATCATTGAAGGATATCATGAAAGCTGTTGATCCAGAACGTTACGCCATATCGTTTGGCGGTATTACCGTAGTCCTGGGTGGTGATTTCCGTCAAATCCTCCCACTAATTACGTATGGAGATCgtgctgatattgtagctgcctGTATCACTAGGTCACGACTGTGGTCCATTTGCCAAGTATTCTTGCTGACAGAAAACATGCGCTTGAAACAAGGTGAGAGTGATAGTGAAAGTGAAGAGCTTAAAAAGTTTGCAAAATGGGTACTTGACATTGGTAATGGCCAGGTCAGTCCACCTCGAGTCTGCAATTTGCCAGTCACTGAAAATCAAATTTTGATTATGTCTCAGTTTTGTGACGTACAAACTGAAAACACAGTTGATAACATGATTTGTAGCACGTATCCTAATTTTGCTCACAAAGGACACAGTACACAGTACTTGAGCGAGAGAGCTATTTTGACCCCTACCAACCAGACTGTGGGCCACCTCAATTCGCTTATTGTAGACAAGCTCCCCGGAGAATCTGTGTCATATTTTAGTGTTGATGTTGCAGAGGAATTTGGTGGGACATACGAGGATATGAATGAAGCCTTCCCAATAGAGTATTTGAACTCCTTAAATGTTGTTGGGATGCCACCTCATGATCTAAAAGTGAAGGTTGGGGTTGTTGTTATGCTAATGCGTAATTTGAACCAAACCCTAGGTTTGTGTAATGGTACAAGGATGATTGTGACCAAATGCCTGAGATTCTGTGTGGAGTGTGAAGTAATCTGTGGTACGTTTGTTGGTTCGAAGCATTTCATTCCACGTATGGAGCTTTCTCCCTCAGATACAAAGATGCCATTCAAATTGGTACGGAAACAAATGCCTTTACAGATATGCTACGCCATGACAATCAAAAAATCTCAAGGTCAATCCCTGAAGACAGTTGGGCTATACTTACCTAAGTCAGTGTTCACTCATGGACAATACTATGTTGCTATTTGTCGAGTAACCTCACCCACTGGCCTCACTATATTTGTTAATGATGAGTCTGGTGCAACTACAAATATCACCCAGAACGTTGTGTACAAAGAAGTTTTTTACGGCCTTCCAGAAGCTTAGTTTGTTTGAATATATAAATGTGTAGGAATACATTATTGTCATTAAGTAATTATGTAAATTTGATTATGGGAAAATATTTTACTCTGTTAAATACTTTGCTTTTAAccattatatattgtaaattatgTTACGGATTGGTAGTAGTTTATTCTTCTACAAATGTATTCTGAATTGTTTCATCTTACATGTAACATAATAAAGAAGAATTACGCCTATGACCATAGAAATAGTTGAAGAAATGGGGTATAATTAAAATGTGAAAAGTTGATCAAACGTAACAAACTTCAAAAGTACAAATAAGTACTGAATTAAAGTACAAATAACCTTCATGCCAGATTGGAAGTGTAATTAAGTAAGGAGAACAACTCTGAATGTGTAGTTATTTTGATACATGAATCGTAGTCTGTTGCCTGCAATAAAGTTATTGTCGTAGGTGAAATCGTTCCAGCACAATCCAAATCGGCATGTTTTCCTCTTTCGCTGAACAGCGACATACCAAGTACCATCTCCAAATAGAAGTCTGATGAGAGTAGATTTGGTCCATGGTCGAAATACTTAGCATGTGTCTTGGGAAATACTATATGGAAGATAAAAAAAAGTTAAGAGGACAAGTACGGATTAAGCATGATCAAATATTTACAAGGACTGGGTACAGGTAATCTTACCACTCCGTGTCCTCTTTGATCAACATGTGACGGCAACACAGTTACTGTGAAGGAAAGGGTATTTTCTTCTTCACCAAAATATACTTCTGGATTTGCTTGGGTGGCTCCTGAAGCGGCATGAAATTTTACAATTACTTATGAAACTATAACAAGTCATTAACCCATCAATTGAAATGTACCTTCGTCCATATTTGCCTGAGCCGCATCATGCAAAATCCCAGGTATTTGACTTCCTCTCGATGATATCTCATTAACCAATCCTGGAATACAAATAATTAGTTATAATATTGCATACATCCCAATGATCACCCGCACAAAATATACACATACGTGTGAAACTATAACAAGTCATTAAGGCATCAATTCAAAGATACCTTCCTCGATATTTGCCTCAACCGTATCATGCAAAATCACAGGTAATTGACTTTCTCCTGATGAAATGTCATTAACCAATcctggaataaaaataattactaTTAATAATGCATACATCCCAACAAACATCCCTACCTAAATGGACAGAGTATTGTTGTACCTGTTGTTTGACCTGGCGATCTCTCCAAATGAGCATCTGTTATAAAGCAAACAAAATTGGTTATTCTATATGGTTCTTTGGTAATATACTACATACTAAAATGAAAAGTACCTGAAGAATCTGAATCTGACATAGACATATCAGTAACCTCAAAACACAGTCTTTTCCCAGCTCTTTCAAAGACACTTTAGCGTGTGTAGAATTAAGAATATCCATACAATTTGTGCTAAATATTGTTAAGTATAGACTTGATGGACCAACAGAATCGAAGAAAATCCAAAAACTCTCCCTCACAGAATAATTGTTGAAAACTTCATCCAAATCGAACAAACTTTTATTGAGCTCAGAGAACTTAGCAATGTACTGCCACCCGTCACCAAACGACAGCCTAACTTTCTTACCCAGCATTGAACCATAAGTCTCTATAAACTTTGATGGTAATTCCTATATAGTACAAATATAGATGTGAAGAACATAAATGTATTAGCCACTCCCTAAAATTGTTGCAACAAATGTAAGTTATACAATTACGTTACCAGATTCCCGTCATGTAGCATGTCATGACTAAccattttaaaacattttttggcTGAAATTCCACTTCCATGAACTGCCCAAGAAGAATACAACATGGTTAACAATTTTGTCATATACAGTTAAAGTTTTTTGAGGTCTTATAAAGATCTACAAATATACCTTCAGTTTTTGATTCATTGTCATTATCATTGTCAATGATACTTATATTCAACCTCTGCGAATGCTCTGTACGCGAAAACACATAAACATCCCCTTCTTTCAAGTTCACATATTCACAGAATTTTGTCCACTCTTTGTTAAAGAGAAAATTCCCATTCTACCATTTCAAGTTTATAATCCAAGTACTTTTATTCAGGCATAACTGAACCCAGGTCATTTGTTCATGTACATTTAATCGGGTGATTACATCATTGGGCAGCACCTAACCAATATAGAATTAAAATTAAACTTAATAGTAGAAATAGTAAGCGGAACTGACATTCGATTGAGAAAAATATAACCTGAGTGTAAGCATTTTGTTGAAGGTGTTCTTTGTCAATGTAAACTCTGTCACTTAAGCGGCTGTCACCCATTGCATTGTAGAAGAACCTTGTTGCCAGTTTCTCAATTTCGGCCGGAGTAAAAATTTCTCGATCATGTCCAGTACCACACACTTTATGATACTGAATAGGCCTTAGTGGGTAATCAATCTCTACTGTATTACCATCAAATATTTGAACATGAAAACGTCCATGGTCTTTGTAATCAAGAAGGAAGACACAGTATGGTTTCATTGCATAGAAATCCATAATTGTCCTAACATTTCCTATACATGCATCGGAACTATCCAATGAACATTGCCAAGCATCACCATTTCTAACCCGGAGATACACTGTCCCGGTCAATTGATTACCCACATTTTTTATAAACTCCTCAGGCAAAGGCTGATTCGGGAAAATATAAATAGATTAATTGTACTGAGTAAGCAAATTCGAATAGAACTGAAGTACAAGTACATGCCATAATATAAAGATTTGTAGGAAATAACATACCAGCTCTCCTTTGTTATATGCTTCTACAAAAATAGGACATAGCAATTGCATTCCTTTCATTCTGAATAACACACTCCTCCTGCGTCGTAGTTAGCCGCCATCAGTACATATATGTCTAATAGTTTAATTGATGATATATATTGCAtatgtgatgccctcaatctcggggttaggaaatgaggactcacacacctctattctaataattaaatatgcataaaccccgattaactactaacaggatcagcaggataaagtatgagacaagattacaactaccaatcacagaatataacttacaaacccaaaatattattaaataatcaatatcggtTCCGGCTGgaaaccgacagataacccattgtatctttatacacctctttctaggcacgagctcactcataacctgtactacctgctctggcaactggaagccctcaacacggtagggaccaccaggtacgctcttacgagcagtgcgcctaagcctggccatcttcttgcttaactgccatggttagattaagacaaaacaaatgagtagaaaactcaacaagtaactacatagcagttctacaatatcaaatctcaatatactttgaacaaactagggcattctactttagttaatctaggtggcagatttccatatatttatttttgttttctttgagataaagaaagggtatccgaagaatagttgggctttcaaaaAACAAGGCTCGAAATAGAACAAAAACCGATATTCATCAcaattcattataggatcaaaatagatctttcgatagaggaaagcaacagtatttcaagatatagaatcattcgtatgatcaacaatttcaggaatcagggttctgagctttaagctccataataacataatcaactcttttcaaaacagtataaaccattttcatttccaaaaaatcaatttactgaataaaagtttcagttccctttttaaataatcatttagaacccttgattggatcacttatctttccatttcattatatacgggtgatcagcccgtatcgacctccattccggtctttaaggtaccattcggcataatttcagccttaaattggactagtcccactagcctcttaccatgactggactagtcccactagcctcttacgtctcaatccaatccatcaggaattcatttggaaaaccttgagttggaaaacaataggttttctaaaattcattttatcattaccaagcctttgaaatcattcggactctttcaagtcgaaactcattcttaattcatattttaaagaaacaaagttcagggagtgaatcaaagatacgaaaggaacaattctcaagaatatAAGTATGTGATATTTCGTCTTTGTTATGTCTTACGTAATTATGATTTACCATTTAATATTTTCTTGCAGGTCCGAATGTAGTTGCTCCTTCGCTTTTGTCTGATGATTATGAAGGATCAGATTAAGAAGCAAGTGATTGTGAATCAAGTGGTAAGAAAAAAAAAGATGTACTCCTAAAAAATTATCCATATTTAATTTTGTcgaactaaaataaaaaaatacagATGATGCAAATTGTCTTAGTTGGTCGCTTGATGGTGATGATGAAGTCATTGTTGATGGGATGAATTCAGATTGTAATTTGATGCAGAGCAGACGTGCACTGCGATATGTCGTTCCTGAGGAGTATGCTTCTTTGGGTGGTCCTACTGCCATATGTTTGAAATGTCATGCTCGGATGTGGAAGGAAGAAAGGGTAAATAAAAATGTGACTAAAGGTTGTCCTATATTTTCTCTTTGTTGCATGAAAGGTTCTGTGAGATTGCCTCCAATCCCTCCTACCCCTGAGTATTTGCTGGATTTATAAAATGACAAGAAAAGAGGTCCTACTTTTCATAGATTGATACGGCTCTATAATGCAATTTTTTCCTTTACTTCTACCGGTGGTAACATAGATCATTCAATTAACAATGGAAGGGCGCCTTATGTATACAGATTAAATGGTCAGAACCACCACATTTTTGGATCTTTAATACCGAATGATAATGAAACCCCCAAATTTTGTCAACTTTACATTTATGACACCATTAACGAAGTTGATAATCGTCTTCGGTGGGTTAGTGTTCATGACCGAGAAAGTGTTGATAAAGAGGTTGTACGAGGTCTTATAACAATGTTAGATGAAACAAATTAATTGGTTGGTGAGTTTAGGAAGCAGCGTGATTTGTATGAAAGCGATGAAAAAGTTGAGCTGCAGATTACACTGAAAGTTATCAGATCTGAGAGTGGAAGAGAATGTCATATTTCTAGCACAGATGAAGTTGTTGGCATTATGGTTGGTGACACTGAAGAGACATGTGGCGACCGTGATATAGTTGTTAATGAAAAAGGTAAAGATTTAGTCCGTGTTTCTTATGTTCATCCGAAGTTGATGGCTTTACAGTACCCTTTACTCTTTCCACGTGGAGAAGATGGATTTCACCcaaagataaaattttaaaagacTGCTGATAGTTCTTGCAAACCACGGGGCTTTTTGTCTCTGAAGAATTACTACTCATATACTTTCCAAATTAGAGAGTCTGATGGTAAGGTATATTTAGAAATTATTATATGTTTGTTTATGTTCCCCAGAAATAAATAATGAAAGTTATATTGTAGGTTTGACTCCTCGGCTAGGTGGAAGACTATTTCAACAGTATATGGTAGATGCTTTTTCTACCATTGAACAGACACGACTATGGTGGATCCGTACTCACCAAACTACTTTACGGAATGAATTATACAGCAATATTTGTAGATCTGTTAGCAGAGGTGATGTGGACAGTTCAAATACCAGTGAAGGTATAGTTCTGCCAGCTGGCTACGTTGGTTCGAAGCGATACATGCAACAAAATTTTCAAGATGCACTGGCCGTATGCCGTTACATTAGACATCCTGACATATTCCTGACTATGACCTGTAATTCTCTTTGGGATGAAATTCAGAAGATGATGGAGTATGTGCCTGGTTGCATTGCTCCAAACTGTCCCGACATCATATCAAGGGTGTTTAGGCTAAAACTTGATCAGTTAATGGTATATATTAAGGACAAAAAACACTTTGGTGTTTGTATTGGAGGTAAGATTGTTTACCAGGACTTACTTAGTTTAATTTCTAATTAGATTTTTGTTTTGCATATTGCCAATATAATCTAAATTTTCCCGTTTTGCAGTTATGTATATCGTCGAGTTTCAGAAAAGAGGCCTTCCACATGTACATATGTTAATATGGCTTGATGCTGATTCAAAAAAAAATCTCAAGCAGAATGTGGATAATTTTGTATCCGCAGAAATCCCAGATCCTTTATTAGATCCGGTTGGTTATGCGGTCGTGAAGGAATTTATGATCCATAGTCCATGTGATTTGCAAAATGTAAAGTCTCCATGCATGAAAGATTTACGTTGCATACGTCATTTTCCGAAAAAGTAAGATATATGCATACCTTTTTTATGTCATTTCAGAATCCAGTAAGTTACCCTAATACCAAAACTTTGTAATAATTGAATGGTTTCAGGTACTGTGCTCGAACTACTTTTGATGACAGTGGCTTCCCGATGTATATGCGACGCATGACA from Apium graveolens cultivar Ventura chromosome 5, ASM990537v1, whole genome shotgun sequence includes the following:
- the LOC141661190 gene encoding uncharacterized protein LOC141661190, giving the protein MNVEICCHARNLKYLFKYCLEGHDHATVHVQRKRKRQANDTDEGGIDEINAYFDGRFLCDAESAYRIFGFPIHDFNFTYQYTYDEIPRFYVWNDGGRKWTIRKRGFQIGRLCYVHHSTGEPWFLHLLLTEVRGATSFESLRIVNGVCYSTFRDACKEYGLLDDDKEWHEVLTQASAGGLPSQISNIAEIDELLRSVGKSLKKFDQLPQPPRSYLNNGTNNLIIEETSYDTRKMEYETAKLPQDCTEEQRKIYDAVIQSIDTNVGGIFFVYGSDGCRKTFLWRTLICKLRSQGKIVLPVASSGIAATLMPGGRTDEAPMQHRYAFECLDRSLKDIMKAVDPERYAISFGGITVVLGGDFRQILPLITYGDRADIVAACITRSRLWSICQVFLLTENMRLKQGESDSESEELKKFAKWVLDIGNGQVSPPRVCNLPVTENQILIMSQFCDVQTENTVDNMICSTYPNFAHKGHSTQYLSERAILTPTNQTVGHLNSLIVDKLPGESVSYFSVDVAEEFGGTYEDMNEAFPIEYLNSLNVVGMPPHDLKVKVGVVVMLMRNLNQTLGLCNGTRMIVTKCLRFCVECEVICGTFVGSKHFIPRMELSPSDTKMPFKLVRKQMPLQICYAMTIKKSQGQSLKTVGLYLPKSVFTHGQYYVAICRVTSPTGLTIFVNDESGATTNITQNVVYKEVFYGLPEA